Proteins encoded by one window of Salvia splendens isolate huo1 chromosome 7, SspV2, whole genome shotgun sequence:
- the LOC121741344 gene encoding SWI/SNF and RSC complexes subunit ssr3-like — MVSDQEIAQAVETVLRQSDPNAVTSLNGVVQRLEANLGLSLAHKAEFIRDQITFLLRSHPVPKDQLPPQPHPHYLIPQPFHQPPHFALQQLTDPAYTQPPEVQHPQPSRPPKEENAAANASETPKGRAPAGTKRKGGPGGLNKLCGVSPKLQAIVGQPELPRTEIVKQLWVYIRKHNLQDPENKRKIICDDALRLVFETDCTDMFKMNKLLAKHILRLEPTKEPVQAKKSKVEDDSTKQKSYPSLLPVVISDELAKFFGTGEKEMLQSEALGRVWEYIKSNELEDPLSSMVIHCDAKLQELLGCESISALGIQEMLLRHHLLKQC, encoded by the exons ATGGTGTCGGACCAGGAGATAGCGCAAGCCGTGGAGACAGTTCTCCGGCAGTCGGACCCCAACGCCGTGACTTCTCTGAACGGCGTCGTGCAACGCCTGGAGGCAAATCTAGGGTTGAGCCTAGCTCACAAAGCTGAGTTCATAAGAGATCAGATCACCTTCCTCCTCCGCTCCCACCCCGTTCCCAAAGACCAGCTGCCCCCTCAACCCCACCCCCACTACCTCATTCCTCAGCCATTTCACCAACCTCCTCATTTCGCACTCCAGCAGCTAACTGACCCTGCCTACACCCAGCCACCGGAAGTGCAACACCCACAGCCTTCGCGCCCTCCGAAAGAAGAGAATGCGGCGGCGAATGCTTCTGAAACGCCGAAAGGAAG AGCCCCAGCAGGAACCAAAAGAAAGGGTGGTCCGGGAGGCCTAAACAAACTGTGTGGTGTTTCACCTAAACTACAAGCGATTGTTGGGCAGCCAGAATTGCCAAGGACGGAG ATAGTAAAGCAGCTGTGGGTGTATATTAGGAAACATAATCTTCAGGATCCAGAGAACAAGAGAAAGATTATATGTGATGATGCTTTGCGATTGGTTTTTGAGACAGACTGCACTGACATGTTCAAGATGAATAAGCTGTTGGCAAAACACATCTTGAGACTTGAACCTACGA AAGAACCTGTTCAAGCCAAGAAATCAAAAGTTGAAGATGATTCTACAAAGCAAAAGTCTTATCCCAGTCTTCTTCCTGTGGTGATATCTGATGAACTAGCTAAATTTTTTGGAACTGGAGAAAAAGAGATGCTTCAATCGGAGGCTTTGGGTCGTGTCTGGGAGTACATAAAATCTAACGAACTTGAG GATCCACTGAGTTCTATGGTTATTCACTGTGATGCGAAGCTTCAGGAGCTTTTGGGGTGTGAAAGCATTTCTGCTTTGGGAATTCAGGAGATGCTTTTGCGCCATCATTTACTTAAGCAGTGTTAA